Sequence from the Sphingobacteriaceae bacterium GW460-11-11-14-LB5 genome:
CCATATCGTTACTGCGGCCAGGCTGTGTAATATTGAAGAATGGATGTAAAGCACGGTAAGTATCCCAAAGCGAGAACGTAGTGTAATTGGTAAAACCTTCTGCTTTGTGTACACCCTGATCTAACCCTTTATACTCGCCATTGATATCGGTATAGGTGGTAGGATTGATAAAAGCATGATACAATGCGGTATAAAAATTGATTTTATTATCGTTAGAAGTCATTACCTGTATTTTATTCAATTCTTTATTCCAGGTCGACTGTGCCTGAGCCCTAACTTTTTCGAAATCCCAGCCCGAAATTTCTGCACGCATATTCTGCAAGGCATTTTCCTGGCTTACCGGCGATAAGGCAAACTTAATTTTGATCTTCTCTCCTTCCCGGGTATCGAAATCAAAGAACATTTTTAGCTTTTTCCCAGCAATTTCTGGGAAGTTCTGTTCCTGGTTAAACTTGCCCCAAAAGCCTCTGTAAGCTTGTTTGGCATCGTAGCTTTTACGGCCATAACTTTTAAAAGGTTTAGAAAAACTCATCGCAAAATAAACCGTTCTGGTTCTGGCCCATCCGTTGGTTTGGCGGTAACCTGTAATTAAGGTATCATTTACCACACGAACGTAAGTCCAAACCGTTTTTTCTTCGTAATTGTAAATACCGGCCATCAGATCCAAAATAATATGCGATTGATCTGATTTAGGGAAAGTATATTGGTGCATCCCTACCCTCGTGGTTGAGGTTAATTCGGCGGTAATGTTATCATCATCCAACTTTACTTTGTAATAACCTGCCTCTGCAACTTCGTTGGCATGCGAAAATGCCGAACGGTAACCACTTTTAGGATCTGATGCCGTACCAGGGTTTAACTGTAATTTACCTTGGGTTGGCATAATGAGAAAATCGCCTAAGTCTGAGTGACCGGTACCGCTAAAATGGGTATGACTAAAACCGGTAATTGTTTTATCCTCATATTTATAACCTGCACAGTATTTATATACATCGCCGTTGTATTTTCCATTTACTTCGTAAGATAAAGTATCCGTTTCGGGACTTAGCTGTACTGAGCCAAATGGAACCGTAGCACCAGGATAAGTATGCCCCATTTTCGAGGTGCCGATAATGGGCCGAACATACTGCACCAGATTCTGCTGTGCTGATGCAAGCATGGCCGATAGCAAAAGACAAGGCAGGATAATTTTTTTAATCATATCTTTTTAAAATTTAGCTTGTTTTATTGAAAATTCTAAGGTATTAATTTATCTTCAAATATGCATAAAAAGAAAGACTAAAACGTTTAAGTAAAACAAAAAATACATTACTAATTGTTGAAGATACAATTTATATCTTTTTTGCTATTATTTTAAATTCTAATAACCAGGGTTCCGAAAGCTTGTAAACTGACAAGTAGAAATTGCTTACTGATTGGGGCGTTACCCAATCCCGTGAAATACGGGAAAGGGTCAGGCTTTTCAGGGCTGCGCTTCGCTCCGGTACCGGTGAAAACCGGCACTGAACCCTTGCAATCCTTAACGCGCATCTACTCTCTTAAGACACTTAACTGGTTTCCGCTCGTTCCAAACGCACGGATAAATAACCTGGCAATTTGATGATAGCATTAATTTAAGGGTTAGAAGCACCAACCCAGGTTAAATAAACCCCTGCCTGCAACAGGCAGGTGATAGAACGGAGAGCCCGCAGCGAGGTACGAGTGAGGACTTGAAGGGATAGCAGGACTGCCGACAGCCATTAACACCGGACCACTCATTTTCAAAACTATTGACCACCTAAGCCATCTTAGGGCAACTAAGTGATAAATCCAGGCAATTTAGTAACCGCTTTTTACAAGTAACTGACTTGCTTTAAATAATTTCAGCTAAATAAACCTTATTTTTGCATCCAATATTTTTAAGATGAGTAAACACGGTAGAATTCTGGTTGCCATGAGTGGCGGGGTTGATAGTTCGGTAGCGGCGGTAATGTTGCATGAGCAAGGTTATGAGGTTATTGGATTAACCATGAAGACCTGGGATTATGCTACTTCTGGTGGTAGCAGTAAGGAAACTGGCTGTTGCTCGTTAGATAGTATTAATGATGCCCGTACACTTGCCGTAAACTATGGTTTTCCGCATTATATTCTGGATATCAGGGATGAATTTGGCGATTATGTAATTGACAATTTCGTTGATGAATACCTGGCGGGAAGAACGCCAAATCCATGCGTTTTGTGCAATACACACATTAAATGGGAAGCTTTACTAAAACGTGCTAATAAACTCGATTGCGAATTTATTGCAACGGGGCATTACGCCAATATCCGTCAGCAAGACAGCGGCCGTTATGTGATTTCGAAAGGAAAAGACGAAAATAAAGATCAATCTTATGTATTGTGGGGCGTTTCGCAAGAAAATCTTTCACGTACTAAATTCCCATTGGGCAGTTTTGCAAAATCTGAAATCAGACAGATGGCTTTGGATATGGGACAGGAAGAACTGGCTAAAAAATCGGAGAGTTACGAAATTTGTTTCGTTCCGGATAATGATTACAGGGCTTTCTTAAAACATAAAGTAGAAGATTTAGAAGACAGAGTAGCTGGCGGAAATTTTATTTTAAGTAATGGAATGGTCGTTGGACAACATAAAGGTTATCCTTTTTATACCATTGGCCAGCGTAAAGGTTTAGGTGTTGCCTTTGGCGAACCTATGTTTGTAACGCAAATCCTGCCAGAAAGCAATACCGTAGTTTTAGGTAAAGCTGAGGAGCTTGAACGCCGCGAAGCGATGGTACGCAATATTAACCTGATAAAATACGCCAGCATTGAAGAACCCATGAATGATGTGATTACCAAAATCCGTTATAAAGATGCGGGTATGTTAAGTACAATTGTTCAGGAAAAAGATAAAATGCGCGTCGTGTTTGATCATAATGTTTCGGCCATTGCACCAGGTCAATCGGCAGTATTTTACGAAGGAAATGATTTATTAGGTGGAGGATTTTTAGTTTAATTACCCTATCCTATTGTTCGGTGCATTGGTATCATTCTCCTATAAGATAGACCCTGAAATAAATTACCTTCGGTGAGCTCGCTAAGTCTCGGTTCAGGGTGACCACCGAAAAAGAAAACAAAAAACGAGTTGCCAAATGGCAACTCGTTTTTTGTTTATTGATTATTATGCATACTAGAACGCGTCATGCGGAATTTATTTTACAAGAAGAAATAGTGTTTTCAATTGCCTTGTAGCTACTATGTGGTCAGCATCTTTTTGTAATTAATTAATGAGTTACAATCATATTAAGAGTTATTATCATAATGATAGATCCTGAAATAAATTCAGGATGACGAAACGATTAAATATTATTACTCATTTCCCTTAAAAACATTAATCGATGCCGTTTTCCAGTGAATGTAACCTAAATTACCACAGGTTTGGGCTACAAAGTTTTCTACATCCTCCGGCACATCGTTAACTACACGCCACCTAATTTTATACTTTGGGTTATAACTGATATAAACCACCAGATCATCACTACGCTGCCCGATGGCATGTAAATGCTGTAAATGAATATCCTGTAAATCTGCAGCAGCAATCCGCAGTCTTTCATTCATGATTTTACCTAATGAAAGATCTGGTCTAAAATCTGTTTCGAATATGGCTAAAACGGTAACGGTCATAGAAAAAATAAATATATCAGCAAACAAACCAAGCTAAAAGCTTTTTGTTTAAAATCATCAATTAAATACATGGAATTACTGCTTAGATATTCCCAGTATTCTGTCTCTCCAAAAGCAAATCTATACTAAAAAAATTAGTATCAAAATTTATTTTCATATTTTTTTTAGTCAGCGTAAAAATTATAGAAACGCATGACACGCGCTGATAAGAAGGTTAATAACTCTAATATTGTGCATAACTATCTTAAACATCTGATAGCTAGGTGAGTATCTATATAATAAAAGTAGAGCTTATGAAAAAGTGCATCTATGTAGTCGAAGACAATCCGAATATCAGGGAAATCATCGAATTTTTATTAATCGAAGAACTTTACGAGGTAAAGACTTGTCCAA
This genomic interval carries:
- a CDS encoding sugar hydrolase translates to MIKKIILPCLLLSAMLASAQQNLVQYVRPIIGTSKMGHTYPGATVPFGSVQLSPETDTLSYEVNGKYNGDVYKYCAGYKYEDKTITGFSHTHFSGTGHSDLGDFLIMPTQGKLQLNPGTASDPKSGYRSAFSHANEVAEAGYYKVKLDDDNITAELTSTTRVGMHQYTFPKSDQSHIILDLMAGIYNYEEKTVWTYVRVVNDTLITGYRQTNGWARTRTVYFAMSFSKPFKSYGRKSYDAKQAYRGFWGKFNQEQNFPEIAGKKLKMFFDFDTREGEKIKIKFALSPVSQENALQNMRAEISGWDFEKVRAQAQSTWNKELNKIQVMTSNDNKINFYTALYHAFINPTTYTDINGEYKGLDQGVHKAEGFTNYTTFSLWDTYRALHPFFNITQPGRSNDMVKSMLAHYDQSSLHMLPIWSHYANDNWCMSGYHSVSVIADAIIKGTYSGDANKALDACIATAKHRDYEGIGYYMDKGYIPAEKSGISVSNNLEYSYDDWSIAQLAKKLNRMDVYDEFIKRANNWKNNYDSATGFMRPKLADGTFKKEFDPKDTEGQGFIEGNSWNYSFFVPQDPASLIEMMGGKKKFATRLDTLFTMHLPDEFFAHTEDITREGIIGGYVHGNEPAHHIAYLYNWTDQPWKTQAQIRHILNMQYKPTADGLGGNDDCGQMSAWYMFSSLGFYPVAPGSDVYSLGSPLINNAVINLENGKTFTVEAIKQSDKNVYVEKVLLNGKEITDHKIKHSDITNGGKLSFYMSPKPKK
- a CDS encoding tRNA 2-thiouridine(34) synthase MnmA, which codes for MSKHGRILVAMSGGVDSSVAAVMLHEQGYEVIGLTMKTWDYATSGGSSKETGCCSLDSINDARTLAVNYGFPHYILDIRDEFGDYVIDNFVDEYLAGRTPNPCVLCNTHIKWEALLKRANKLDCEFIATGHYANIRQQDSGRYVISKGKDENKDQSYVLWGVSQENLSRTKFPLGSFAKSEIRQMALDMGQEELAKKSESYEICFVPDNDYRAFLKHKVEDLEDRVAGGNFILSNGMVVGQHKGYPFYTIGQRKGLGVAFGEPMFVTQILPESNTVVLGKAEELERREAMVRNINLIKYASIEEPMNDVITKIRYKDAGMLSTIVQEKDKMRVVFDHNVSAIAPGQSAVFYEGNDLLGGGFLV